One genomic window of bacterium includes the following:
- a CDS encoding ABC transporter permease, with the protein MSKFVNTIITVAARDFTKFVKDKRRLVFAFIFPLVFTGILGTSNQANFGAILGYNFLLFTFLGSITNTMFQSTSQGIISLLEDRDNDFAQELFVSPVSRYAIIIGKIVGESSVSFCMMLAQMILIPLLGIPVDISRLLQLLPFLILISLLGGGFGLIIVSLLNTQKSAQQIFPLLMFPQFFLAGVFNVVKDLPPLLFVLSRISPMTYAVDLVRSIYYKGMALETQKLVLFSTELSLSVVVLMTVIFIVLGTALFVRKERNK; encoded by the coding sequence ATGTCAAAATTCGTAAATACAATAATCACAGTTGCTGCTAGAGATTTTACAAAATTTGTAAAAGACAAAAGAAGATTGGTTTTTGCCTTTATATTCCCACTTGTGTTTACTGGTATACTTGGTACATCAAATCAAGCAAATTTTGGAGCGATATTGGGATATAACTTTTTACTTTTCACATTCCTTGGGTCAATCACAAACACAATGTTTCAATCAACAAGTCAAGGAATTATTTCTTTGCTTGAAGATAGAGATAATGATTTCGCACAAGAACTATTTGTTTCACCTGTCTCTAGATATGCAATTATCATAGGAAAGATAGTAGGTGAATCATCTGTATCGTTTTGTATGATGTTGGCTCAGATGATACTTATACCATTACTTGGAATTCCTGTAGATATTTCTAGACTATTGCAATTACTTCCTTTTTTGATTTTGATATCTCTGTTGGGAGGAGGTTTTGGATTGATAATAGTTTCACTTCTCAACACACAAAAATCAGCACAACAAATATTCCCACTTCTTATGTTTCCACAATTTTTTCTTGCTGGGGTATTTAATGTAGTGAAAGATCTACCACCATTACTCTTTGTATTGTCAAGAATCTCACCTATGACTTACGCTGTTGATTTAGTAAGAAGTATATATTACAAGGGTATGGCATTGGAGACTCAAAAATTAGTTTTATTTTCAACGGAATTGAGTTTAAGCGTTGTAGTGCTAATGACTGTAATTTTTATAGTACTTGGTACTGCTTTGTTTGTCAGAAAGGAGCGTAATAAATAA